One part of the Arabidopsis thaliana chromosome 1 sequence genome encodes these proteins:
- a CDS encoding Tetratricopeptide repeat (TPR)-like superfamily protein (Tetratricopeptide repeat (TPR)-like superfamily protein; CONTAINS InterPro DOMAIN/s: Pentatricopeptide repeat (InterPro:IPR002885); BEST Arabidopsis thaliana protein match is: Pentatricopeptide repeat (PPR) superfamily protein (TAIR:AT3G53700.1); Has 8798 Blast hits to 4372 proteins in 169 species: Archae - 0; Bacteria - 0; Metazoa - 5; Fungi - 106; Plants - 8403; Viruses - 0; Other Eukaryotes - 284 (source: NCBI BLink).), protein MASHLFTRSRISLLKTLKPNPFTSASPIRAISGTPFLSQDPLLATESTDHDPSNHQSTSTPLPPNPATGSPLYQENWRSPIPNTPSFNQSLVPLGFLNQAPAPRIRALSETLDMNSLLNMFADWTASQRWSDMKQLFEVWVRSLDKNGKPNKPDVNLYNHYLRANLMMGASAGDMLDLVAPMEEFSVEPNTASYNLVLKAMYQARETEAAMKLLERMLLLGKDSLPDDESYDLVIGMHFGVGKNDEAMKVMDTALKSGYMLSTSVFTECVRSCVAKGRTDTLVSIIERCKAVDRNKSLCPSWILCNYIAEVAIQEDNSKLAFYAFEFMFKWITRGEMARPSVIFSVDEGLVVAGLASAARTCSSSLVEGSWTILKQSLRGRKAANPASYIAKINAYASLGNLQKAFTSLHELESAYADSEKEVVEEMLSPFTSLYPLVVACSKKGFETLDEVYFQLESLSQGDTPYKSVAALNCIILGCANTWDLDRAYQTFEAISASFGLTPNIDSYNALLYAFGKVKKTFEATNVFEHLVSIGVKPDSRTYSLLVDAHLINRDPKSALTVVDDMIKAGFEPSRETLKKLRRRCVREMDDENDDQVEALAKKFQIRMGSENRRNMLFNIDYSRGRALNN, encoded by the exons ATGGCGTCTCATCTCTTTACCCGATCTCGAATCTCTCtcctcaaaaccctaaaacccaaTCCTTTTACCTCAGCTTCACCCATCAGAGCCATTTCCGGTACACCATTCCTCTCTCAAGATCCTCTGCTCGCAACCGAATCAACAGATCACGACCCATCAAACCATCAATCAACCTCCACGCCGCTTCCACCGAATCCAGCAACAGGAAGTCCTCTTTACCAAGAGAATTGGCGTAGTCCGATCCCAAACACTCCTTCCTTCAACCAATCTCTAGTTCCATTAGGATTTCTAAATCAAGCTCCTGCTCCTCGTATCAGAGCTCTCTCTGAGACGCTTGACATGAACTCGCTGCTGAATATGTTTGCGGATTGGACTGCTTCGCAGCGTTGGTCTGACATGAAGCAGCTTTTTGAGGTTTGGGTTCGATCGCTTGACAAGAATGGGAAGCCGAATAAGCCTGATGTGAACCTTTACAATCATTACCTTCGAGCTAACTTGATGATGGGTGCTTCTGCTGGAGATATGCTTGATCTTGTTGCGCCAATGGAGGAGTTTTCTGTTGAACCTAATACAGCGTCTTATAATCTAGTTTTGAAGGCTATGTACCAGGCAAGAGAGACTGAAGCCGCCATGAAGCTGCTTGAACG GATGCTCCTCTTGGGGAAGGACTCTCTTCCGGATGATGAATCATATGATTTGGTTATTGGAATGCATTTTGGAGTTGGGAAGAATGACGAAGCCATGAAAGTTATGGACACGGCACTGAAATCTGGTTATATGTTATCCACCAGTGTCTTTACTGAATGTGTTCGTAGTTGTGTAGCCAAAGGTAGGACAGATACACTGGTCTCCATCATCGAGAGGTGTAAG gcTGTTGATCGGAACAAGTCTCTTTGCCCTAGCTGGATACTGTGTAACTATATTGCAGAAGTTGCAATTCAAGAGGATAATAGCAAGTTGGCCTTTTATGCGTTTGAATTTATGTTCAAGTGGATCACTAGAGGCGAAATGGCTAGGCCGTCGgttattttttctgttgatGAAGGGTTGGTAGTAGCAGGCCTTGCAAGTGCTGCTAGGACTTGTAGTTCATCTTTAGTGGAAGGATCATGGACGATTCTGAAACAGAGTCTGCGTGGGAGGAAGGCAGCCAACCCTGCATCTTACATTGCAAAGATTAATGCCTATGCATCGTTGGGGAATCTGCAAAAAGCTTTCACTTCACTTCATGAACTTGAATCCGCATACGCAGACTCTGAAAAAGAAGTTGTGGAGGAAATGCTTTCACCTTTTACATCATTATACCCGCTGGTTGTGGCGTGCTCTAAGAAAGGTTTTGAGACATTGGATGAG GTATACTTCCAGTTGGAGAGTTTGAGTCAAGGTGATACTCCATATAAGTCTGTTGCTGCTCTAAACTGTATAATTCTTGGCTGCGCAAACACATGGGATCTGGATCGTGCTTATCAGACGTTTGAGGCAATAAGTGCCTCTTTTGGGCTGACTCCTAATATCGATTCATACAACGCTTTACTATATGCATTTGGAAAAGTCAAGAAG ACTTTCGAGGCCACGAATGTATTCGAGCATCTGGTTAGCATAGGTGTTAAACCTGATTCCCGGACGTATTCATTACTGGTTGATGCTCATCTCATTAACCGGGATCCCAAATCAGCTCTGACCGTCGTTGATGACATG ATCAAGGCTGGATTTGAACCCTCTAGGGAGACATTGAAAAAGCTGAGAAGGAGATGTGTCAGGGAAATGGACGATGAAAACGATGATCAAGTGGAGGCATTGGCCAAGAAGTTTCAGATCAGAATGGGAAGCGAGAACCGCAGGAACATGCTGTTCAACATAGACTACTCCAGGGGCCGAGCATTAAACAATTGA
- a CDS encoding chromatin modification-like protein (FUNCTIONS IN: molecular_function unknown; INVOLVED IN: regulation of transcription; LOCATED IN: nucleus, H4/H2A histone acetyltransferase complex; EXPRESSED IN: 23 plant structures; EXPRESSED DURING: 15 growth stages; CONTAINS InterPro DOMAIN/s: CT20 (InterPro:IPR012423); Has 60 Blast hits to 60 proteins in 27 species: Archae - 0; Bacteria - 0; Metazoa - 26; Fungi - 2; Plants - 30; Viruses - 0; Other Eukaryotes - 2 (source: NCBI BLink).), protein MGGRTDESGGGGKEKEEEQDGLSVHSPCKALPSSASSLSKEQSQVELELRLLEALEIYPPVKLRGIHRHFVLYGLMEYLGRSFDRPFTADEVLQLLDRFYNIEMLKSDDEDIDILNHEEDFTLPQSFFDKEEE, encoded by the exons atgGGTGGAAGAACGGACGAAAGTGGCGGAGGAggtaaagagaaagaggaagagcaAGATGGTTTGTCCGTACACTCTCCCTGTAAAGCTTTACCTTCCTCCGCCTCCTCTCTCTCCaag GAGCAGTCACAGGTTGAATTAGAGCTAAGGTTATTAGAAGCCCTTGAAATCTATCCTCCTGTTAAACTCCGAG GGATACATCGCCACTTTGTTCTTTATGGTCTGATGGAGTATCTCGGAAGAAG CTTTGACCGACCGTTCACTGCGGATGAGGTTCTGCAGCTACTCGATCGTTTTTACAACATTGAGATGCTG aaATCAGATGATGAGGACATAGACATTCTGAATCACGAGGAAGACTTTACCTTGCCGCAGAGTTTCTTtgataaggaagaagaatga
- the GRF12 gene encoding general regulatory factor 12 (general regulatory factor 12 (GRF12); FUNCTIONS IN: protein phosphorylated amino acid binding; LOCATED IN: cellular_component unknown; EXPRESSED IN: 6 plant structures; EXPRESSED DURING: L mature pollen stage, M germinated pollen stage, 4 anthesis, petal differentiation and expansion stage; CONTAINS InterPro DOMAIN/s: 14-3-3 protein (InterPro:IPR000308); BEST Arabidopsis thaliana protein match is: general regulatory factor 9 (TAIR:AT2G42590.3); Has 2719 Blast hits to 2708 proteins in 388 species: Archae - 0; Bacteria - 8; Metazoa - 1259; Fungi - 334; Plants - 765; Viruses - 0; Other Eukaryotes - 353 (source: NCBI BLink).), with protein MSSSGSDKERETFVYMAKLSEQAERYDEMVETMKKVARVNSELTVEERNLLSVGYKNVIGARRASWRIMSSIEQKEESKGNESNVKQIKGYRQKVEDELANICQDILTIIDQHLIPHATSGEATVFYYKMKGDYYRYLAEFKTEQERKEAAEQSLKGYEAATQAASTELPSTHPIRLGLALNFSVFYYEIMNSPERACHLAKQAFDEAIAELDTLSEESYKDSTLIMQLLRDNLTLWTSDLPEDGGEDNIKTEESKQEQAKPADATEN; from the exons ATGTCATCATCAGGATCcgacaaagagagagagacttttGTCTATATGGCTAAGCTCTCCGAACAAGCCGAGCGATACGACG AGATGGTGGAGACGATGAAGAAAGTGGCGAGGGTTAATAGCGAGCTGACTGTGGAAGAGAGGAATCTGTTGTCGGTTGGTTACAAGAACGTGATCGGAGCAAGAAGAGCTTCGTGGAGGATAATGTCGTCCATCGAGCAGAAAGAAGAGTCTAAAGGCAATGAATCAAACGTGAAACAAATCAAGGGTTATCGCCAAAAGGTAGAAGATGAGCTCGCTAACATTTGCCAAGACATTCTCACCATCATTGATCAGCATCTCATCCCTCACGCTACCTCAGGGGAAGCTACCGTCTTCTACTACAAGAT GAAAGGAGATTATTACCGTTACTTGGCTGAGTTTAAGACCGAGCAAGAGAGGAAGGAAGCTGCTGAACAGTCTCTCAAAGGCTATGAG GCTGCAACACAAGCTGCAAGCACTGAGCTTCCTTCGACCCATCCAATTCGTCTTGGCCTTGCTCTtaacttctctgttttctactATGAGATCATGAACTCTCCTGAAAG AGCTTGCCATTTGGCTAAGCAAGCCTTCGATGAGGCGATTGCAGAGTTAGATACTCTAAGTGAGGAGTCGTACAAGGACAGCACTTTGATCATGCAGCTCCTGAGAGACAACCTCACCCTCTGGACTTCTGATCTTCCTGAAGATGGAG GAGAAGACAACATCAAGACTGAAGAATCCAAGCAAGAACAGGCCAAGCCTGCCGATGCCACTGAG AACTGA
- a CDS encoding Pentatricopeptide repeat (PPR) superfamily protein (Pentatricopeptide repeat (PPR) superfamily protein; CONTAINS InterPro DOMAIN/s: Pentatricopeptide repeat (InterPro:IPR002885); BEST Arabidopsis thaliana protein match is: Pentatricopeptide repeat (PPR) superfamily protein (TAIR:AT3G62470.1); Has 19147 Blast hits to 7603 proteins in 190 species: Archae - 0; Bacteria - 0; Metazoa - 20; Fungi - 126; Plants - 18834; Viruses - 0; Other Eukaryotes - 167 (source: NCBI BLink).): MAVAVVTSRRMINIGNSIRRCFILNHRFFSTELTPTTITPINQDHLLRVCTILYQQQNSPDSRLVSKLSSTKFQLTHEFFLQVCNNFPLSWRPVHRFFLYSQTHHPDFTHTSTTSNKMLAIIGNSRNMDLFWELAQEIGKRGLVNDKTFRIVLKTLASARELKKCVNYFHLMNGFGYLYNVETMNRGVETLCKEKLVEEAKFVFIKLKEFIKPDEITYRTMIQGFCDVGDLIEAAKLWNLMMDEGFDVDIEAGKKIMETLLKKNQFDEASKVFYVMVSKRGGDLDGGFYRVMIDWLCKNGRIDMARKVFDEMRERGVYVDNLTWASLIYGLLVKRRVVEAYGLVEGVENPDISIYHGLIKGLVKIKRASEATEVFRKMIQRGCEPIMHTYLMLLQGHLGRRGRKGPDPLVNFDTIFVGGMIKAGKRLETTKYIERTLKRGLEVPRFDYSKFLHYYSNEEGVVMFEEMAKKLREVSLFDLADIFQRYGEKMTTRERRRDRDQLLKT, encoded by the coding sequence ATGGCTGTGGCCGTCGTGACTTCTCGGAGGATGATTAACATCGGAAACTCAATTCGGCGATGCTTCATTCTCAACCACCGCTTCTTCTCCACCGAGCTAACTCCAACCACAATCACACCGATAAACCAAGACCATCTTCTCCGAGTCTGTACAATTCTCTACCAGCAACAGAACTCACCTGATTCACGTCTCGTCTCTAAACTCTCCTCCACCAAATTTCAACTAACTCACGAGTTCTTCCTCCAAGTCTGCAACAATTTCCCACTCTCGTGGCGTCCTGTACACCGTTTCTTCCTCTATTCTCAAACTCACCACCCTGATTTCACCCACACTTCCACTACCTCTAATAAGATGCTAGCAATCATCGGGAACTCAAGAAACATGGATCTTTTCTGGGAATTAGCTCAAGAGATCGGAAAACGTGGATTGGTTAACGATAAGACATTTCGGATTGTGTTGAAAACACTTGCTTCTGCTAGAGAGTTGAAGAAATGTGTAAACTATTTCCATTTGATGAACGGTTTTGGGTATTTGTATAATGTGGAAACGATGAATAGAGGAGTGGAGACTCTGTGTAAGGAGAAGCTTGTTGAAGAAGctaagtttgtttttattaagcTGAAGGAGTTTATTAAACCTGATGAGATTACTTATAGGACGATGATACAAGGGTTTTGTGATGTTGGTGATTTGATTGAAGCTGCTAAGCTTTGGAATTTGATGATGGATGAAGGATTTGATGTTGATATCGAAGCTGGTAAAAAGATTATGGAAACActtctgaagaagaatcagTTTGATGAAGCTTCTAAGGTGTTTTATGTTATGGTTTCGAAAAGAGGTGGTGATTTGGATGGGGGTTTCTACAGGGTGATGATTGATTGGTTGTGTAAAAACGGTAGGATTGATATGGCACgtaaggtgttcgatgaaatgcgTGAGAGAGGTGTTTATGTGGATAACTTAACTTGGGCGTCGTTAATCTATGGACTGTTGGTTAAACGAAGAGTTGTAGAGGCTTATGGGTTGGTGGAAGGGGTTGAGAATCCGGATATTAGTATCTATCATGGGTTGATAAAAGGGTTGGTGAAGATTAAACGGGCAAGCGAAGCAACAGAGGTTTTCAGGAAGATGATACAGAGAGGGTGCGAGCCAATAATGCATACGTATCTTATGTTGTTGCAAGGACATTTGGGGAGAAGGGGAAGGAAAGGGCCGGACCCGTTAGTGAATTTCGATACGATATTCGTTGGAGGTATGATCAAGGCGGGGAAACGGTTGGAAACTACAAAGTATATTGAGAGAACGTTGAAGAGAGGGCTTGAAGTTCCTAGGTTTGATTATAGCAAGTTCTTGCATTATTATTCTAATGAGGAAGGTGTGGTTATGTTTGAAGAGATGGCTAAGAAACTTAGAGAAGTgagtttgtttgatttggcTGATATATTCCAGAGGTATGGAGAGAAGATGACtacaagagagagaaggagagataGAGACCAATTATTGAAGACGTAG
- a CDS encoding F-box associated ubiquitination effector family protein (F-box associated ubiquitination effector family protein; CONTAINS InterPro DOMAIN/s: F-box associated domain, type 3 (InterPro:IPR013187), F-box associated interaction domain (InterPro:IPR017451); BEST Arabidopsis thaliana protein match is: F-box and associated interaction domains-containing protein (TAIR:AT1G26515.1); Has 2064 Blast hits to 1145 proteins in 39 species: Archae - 0; Bacteria - 0; Metazoa - 0; Fungi - 0; Plants - 2064; Viruses - 0; Other Eukaryotes - 0 (source: NCBI BLink).) codes for MRTRSKKTKTVNNNNDLQKSEEKQKFDQLPLDLEIEMFRRLPLKSVARFLTLSKSCATTIRSPSFITSFPSQPCTLIASAATIRTCHNLPSSFKSKDQRLYFFSSSSSSSTVFSTRLTCPLSPYDNLIEYYYHYASGLISIGCNRKQIVTNPSTGRFITLPSVRRRRVVVKSFFGYDPVSDQYKVSCMTERRHGLRQDPSSEHQVFTLGEKKPWKMIDCTSIPDHRPWSNGVCIDGFVYYVAKTGQGMSQLSLMRYALRADNLNLFTSLPEELRTLKLSGDTLLNYEGNVAWPLQLHLIFNVWVMDQDGEKHEWLKKITFNIEPWKSSSRYLDVRGTTHTGEFILAPSHYPDDEFYVFHYNLGKNSFTKKKLQVRIYNVRIVSTSSIIGLYLSFSLL; via the coding sequence ATGAGGACACGTAgcaaaaagaccaaaaccgtgaacaacaacaacgatcTACAAAAGTcggaagagaaacaaaagtttgatCAACTCCCTCTGGACCTAGAGATCGAGATGTTTAGGAGGCTGCCTTTAAAATCTGTAGCTAGGTTTCTCACACTATCCAAGTCATGTGCAACAACTATCCGCAGTCCAAGTTTCATCACATCATTCCCGTCGCAGCCTTGTACCCTAATCGCTTCCGCCGCTACAATCAGGACTTGCCACAACTTGCCTTCCAGCTTTAAATCTAAGGACCAAAGGTTGTACTTCTtctcatcgtcttcttcatcatcaactGTCTTTTCTACGCGTTTGACATGTCCGTTGTCCCCATATGATAATCTGATAGAGTACTATTATCATTATGCTAGTGGTTTGATAAGCATTGGATGTAATCGAAAGCAAATCGTAACTAACCCCAGCACTGGTAGATTCATAACTTTACCAAGtgtcagaagaagaagagtggtCGTGAAAAGTTTTTTCGGGTATGATCCAGTTAGTGATCAATACAAAGTCTCGTGCATGACGGAAAGACGTCATGGCCTTCGACAAGACCCATCATCTGAACATCAAGTGTTCACATTGGGAGAAAAAAAGCCATGGAAAATGATAGATTGTACTAGCATTCCTGATCACCGTCCTTGGTCTAACGGTGTGTGCATAGATGGTTTTGTGTATTACGTTGCTAAAACTGGACAAGGTATGTCACAACTGAGCTTAATGAGATATGCTCTGAGGGCTGAcaatttgaatctttttacTAGTTTACCTGAAGAGCTTCGAACTCTAAAACTATCTGGTGACACTTTATTGAACTATGAAGGGAATGTAGCATGGCCACTCCAGTTACATCTTATATTTAATGTGTGGGTTATGGATCAGGATGGCGAAAAACATGAATGgttgaagaaaataactttCAATATTGAACCTTGGAAGAGTTCATCTCGCTATCTAGACGTTAGAGGCACTACTCATACGGGTGAGTTTATTCTTGCACCATCGCACTATCCTGATGATGAGTTTTATGTCTTCCATTACAATCTCGGCAAGAATAGctttacaaagaagaaacttcaagTTCGTATTTACAATGTTAGAATTGTGTCTACGTCTTCAATAATTGGTCTCtatctctccttctctctcttgtaG
- a CDS encoding F-box and associated interaction domains-containing protein (F-box and associated interaction domains-containing protein; CONTAINS InterPro DOMAIN/s: F-box domain, Skp2-like (InterPro:IPR022364), F-box associated domain, type 3 (InterPro:IPR013187), F-box associated interaction domain (InterPro:IPR017451); BEST Arabidopsis thaliana protein match is: F-box associated ubiquitination effector family protein (TAIR:AT1G26510.1).) yields MKTRSKKTKTENNQEKSKEKNKFDQLPLDLEIEIFRRLPLKSVARFLTLSKSCAATIRSPSFITSFRSPQPCTLIASAPIFNCLHPFKPRVLVDHKLSFFSSSSSSSSSTSFLSRLTCPSSPYPRHMEYYCHYVNGLISVGYGREQIVTNPSTGRFITLPSVRTKRRLVKSFFGYDPASDQYKVLCMTERLYGHQEDPSSQHQVFTLGVKKPWKMLDRTTIPDHRPWTNGVCIDGVVYYIAKTGQGMSQLSLMRYDLRDDNLNVFISLPEEIRTPSLYSDTLLNYEGKLAIAIPVTSYIFDVWVMDQDGEKHEWLKKITFNIEPWQSSFDDIRIKGTTLTGEFIFAPMNNYCDDEFYVFHYKSQQE; encoded by the coding sequence ATGAAGACACGCAgcaaaaagaccaaaaccgagaacaatcaagaaaagtcaaaagagaaaaacaagtttGATCAACTGCCTCTGGACCTAGAGATCGAGATATTTAGGAGGTTGCCTTTGAAATCTGTAGCTAGGTTTCTCACACTATCCAAGTCATGTGCAGCAACTATCCGCAGTCCAAGTTTCATCACATCTTTCCGGTCGCCGCAGCCTTGTACCTTAATCGCTTCCGCTCCTATATTCAACTGTCTTCACCCCTTTAAACCTAGGGTACTGGTAGACCACAAGTTAtccttcttctcatcatcgtcttcctcatcatcatcaacgtCTTTTCTATCGCGTTTGACATGTCCGTCGTCCCCATACCCTCGTCACATGGAGTACTATTGTCATTATGTAAATGGATTGATAAGCGTTGGATATGGTCGAGAGCAAATCGTAACCAACCCTAGCACTGGTAGATTCATAACTTTACCAAGTGTCAGAACAAAGAGAAGGCTCGTAAAAAGTTTTTTCGGGTATGATCCAGCTAGTGATCAATACAAAGTGTTGTGCATGACGGAAAGACTTTATGGCCATCAAGAAGACCCATCTTCTCAACATCAAGTGTTCACATTGGGAGTAAAAAAGCCATGGAAAATGTTAGATCGCACTACCATTCCTGATCACCGTCCTTGGACTAACGGTGTGTGCATAGATGGTGTTGTCTATTACATTGCTAAAACGGGGCAAGGTATGTCACAACTGAGCTTAATGAGATATGATTTGAGGGATGAcaatttgaatgtttttattagtttacCTGAAGAGATTCGAACTCCAAGTCTATACAGTGACACTTTATTAAACTACGAGGGGAAACTAGCCATAGCCATTCCAGttacatcatatatatttgatgtgTGGGTTATGGATCAGGATGGCGAAAAACATGAATGgttgaagaaaataactttCAATATTGAACCTTGGCAGAGTTCATTTGACGATATACGCATTAAAGGCACTACTCTTACGGGTGAGTTTATCTTCGCACCAATGAACAATTATTGTGATGATGAGTTTTATGTCTTCCATTACAAATCCCAACAAGAATAG
- a CDS encoding Cobalamin biosynthesis CobW-like protein (Cobalamin biosynthesis CobW-like protein; CONTAINS InterPro DOMAIN/s: Cobalamin (vitamin B12) biosynthesis CobW-like (InterPro:IPR003495), Cobalamin (vitamin B12) biosynthesis CobW-like, C-terminal (InterPro:IPR011629); BEST Arabidopsis thaliana protein match is: Cobalamin biosynthesis CobW-like protein (TAIR:AT1G15730.1); Has 8517 Blast hits to 8427 proteins in 1716 species: Archae - 88; Bacteria - 6047; Metazoa - 151; Fungi - 280; Plants - 232; Viruses - 0; Other Eukaryotes - 1719 (source: NCBI BLink).), translating into MLKEEAEGVKMEDDDEEPPMAVQIHPDVSVGKVHSSSDTVSVGVSVITGYLGAGKSTLVNYILNGKHGKRIAVILNEFGEEIGVERAMINEGEEGAIVEEWVELANGCVCCTVKHSLVQALEQLVQRKDRLDHILLETTGLANPAPLASILWLDDQLESEVKLDCIVTVVDAKNLRFQLNERRDSSSFPEAFNQIAFADTIIMNKVDLISQEESDELEKEIHSINSLANVIRSVRCQVDLSNILNCQAYDSTHVSRLESLLEANKSLTTTDLHDSGVRTLCISEPQPINLDKVRLWLEEILWDKKSEMDVYRCKAVLSIQNSDQMHILQAVRDIYEIVPARKWSEEENRTNKIVFIGHKLDEEVLRSGLRDCRP; encoded by the exons ATGCTGAAGGAAGAAGCTGAGGGAGTGAaaatggaagatgatgatgaagaaccaCCGATGGCTGTTCAAATCCATCCGGATGTTTCTGTCGGAAAGGTTCACTCATCAAGCGATACTGTTTCAGTTGGTGTGTCTGTTATCACTGGCTATCTCGGCGCGGGAAAATCCACT CTTgtgaattatatattgaacGGGAAACACGGGAAGAGAATAGCTGTGATTTTGAATGAGTTTGGGGAAGAGATTGGAGTTGAGAGGGCTATGATTaacgaaggagaagaaggtgCCATTGTTGAAGAATGGGTTGAGCTCGCTAATGGCTGTGTTTGTTGTACTGTCAAGCATAGTCTTGTTCAAGCTCTCGAGCAGCTTGTTCAGAGAAAAGACAG GCTTGATCATATATTATTGGAGACAACAGGTTTAGCAAACCCAGCTCCATTGGCTTCTATTCTTTGGTTGGATGACCAGTTAGAATCAGAAGTCAAGCTTGACTGTATTGTTACT GTCGTGGATGCAAAGAATCTTCGTTTTCAGCTCAATGAGCGTCGTGACTCATCCTCGTTTCCTGAGGCCTTTAATCAAATAGCATTTGCG GACACGATAATAATGAACAAGGTGGACTTGATTTCTCAAGAGGAGTCTGATGAATTAGAGAAGGAGATTCATTCCATCAACTCGCTCGCCAATGTCATCCGATCTGTTAGGTGCCAAGTTGATTTGTCCAATATATTAAACTGCCAGGCATATGATTCAACT CATGTTAGTCGTCTGGAATCCCTGCTGGAAGCAAATAAATCATTAACGACGACAGATCTTCACGATAGTGGAGTAAGGACTCTATGCATCAGCGAACCGCAACCTATAAACCTCGATAAG GTTCGTTTATGGCTGGAGGAAATTCTGTGGGATAAAAAATCGGAGATGGATGTATACCGTTGCAAGGCTGTGTTGAGCATTCAAAACTCAGACCAGATGCATATTTTGCAG GCCGTTAGAGATATATATGAGATAGTGCCAGCTCGAAAATGGAGCGAGGAAGAGAATCGAACAAACAAAATAGTATTTATAG GACACAAACTGGATGAAGAAGTTCTCAGAAGCGGATTAAGAGATTGCAGACCCTAG